The Stenotrophomonas sp. ZAC14D1_NAIMI4_1 DNA segment TCATCGGCAGCATCGTGGGCCTGTTCTTCATGCCCGTCGGCCTGTTTGCCGGCCCCCTGCTGGGCGCCCTGCTCGGCGAGTACTGGCACACCCGCGAGCTTGGGCGCTCGACCAAGGTCGGCCTGGCCACCTGGCTGGGCATCCTGCTGGGCCTGGCGCTGAAGCTGGCCGTAGTGATCGCCATGCTGGGCCTGTTCGCCTTTGCCTGGTTCCTGTAACCGCGCCGCCTTCACGCCACGCGCACGCCCGCGCCGGGCATAAACCAAGGGGCTGGCCGTCGCCACGGGCAGCCGCCACACTGTGCGTCTTTCCGTATTCATCCCTGAAGGGCCTGCTGCAATGACCCTCCCCACGCTGCTCCCCCGCTTCGCGCCGCTGGCGCTGGCCCTGGCCAGTGCGCCGCTTGCCGCGCAGGAAATCGCGCCCACTTCAACCGCTACGCCGGCCGGCTGCGCCGCCGTCGACAGTGACGCCGCGCGCCTGGCCTGCTACGACCGGCTGTTCGGCCGCAACGTCCAGGCCACGGCCGAGGCGGACGCCGCCGCCCAGCAGGCCGCACAGGCCCTGCGCGAACAACGCCAGGCGTCACGCCTCAGCCAGGGCGAAGAAAAGCTGCGCACCCGCGTGGGCGACCTCTTCCGCCCGGCGCCGGACGACAGCGCCCTGGCCAACGCCGGCCGCGGCTCGCTGCTGGACAGCCGCTGGGAACTGGCCGAGGACTCCAAGCTGGGCCCGTTCCAGCTGCGCGCCTACAAGCCGGTCTACCTGTTGCCCGCCTTCTGGACCAGCGACAAGAACCAGATGCCGCAGTCGCCGAACCCGGCCAACAGCGTAACCACGCCGCAGGTGCTGGACAGCACCGAGCTGAAGTTCCAGATCAGCTTCAAGACCAAGATCGCCGAGAACCTGTTCGGCGACAACGGTGACATCTGGGCCGGCTATACCCAGAGCTCGCGCTGGCAGGCCTACAACGCCGAGAATTCGCGCCCGTTCCGCGAAACCAACTACGAGCCGGAAGTGATGATGGTGTTCCGCAACGGCTACTCCATCGGTGGCTGGCGTGGGCGGATGACCGGCATCGGCCTCAACCACCAGTCCAACGGCCGGCCTGACCCGCTGTCGCGCAGCTGGAACCGGGTGATGCTCAACATCGGCCTGGACCGTGAGAACTGGGCGCTGGTGCTGCGCCCGTGGTACCGCATTCCCGAGTCGCGCAGCGAAGACAACAATCCGGATATCGAAGACTACATGGGCCGCGGCGACGCGACCCTGATCTGGAACCGCAACGGCCATGAAGTCGCGCTGATGGCGCGCCATTCGCTGCGCACCGGCGACCGTTCGCACGGCGCGCTGCAGCTCGACTACGGCTTCCCGATCAGCAACCTGCTGCGCGGCCATATCCAGGTGTTCGATGGCTACGGCGAGAGCATGATCGACTACAACCACAAGGCCACCTACGTGGGCGTGGGCGTATCGCTGCTGGAGTGGTTCTGATGACCGTGACGATCTGGCACAACCCGGCGTGCAGCAATTCGCGCGGCGCGCTGGCGCTGATCCGCGAAGCCGGCATCGAACCGGTGGTGGTGGACTACCTGGGCGCCCCGCCCGACGTGGCCACCCTGCGCCAGGTGCTGGCCGAATCCAGCCTGTCCGCCATCGACCTGGTGCGCAGCAAGGAGCCGCAGTTCGTTGAACTCGGCCTGGCCGGTGCCGATGAAGCCACCCTGCTGGCCGCCATGGCCAAGCACCCGCGGCTGATCAACCGCCCCATCGTGCGCACCCCCAAGGGCACGCGCCTGTGCCGCCCGCCGGAGCGCGTCCTCGACCTGCTGTAGGTAACGTCGACCGTTGGTCGACTGTCGCACGCAGGGCGGAGTCGACCAACGGTCGACTCTACCCCGCCATGACGCAGGCAATTACAGCCAGTCGGTGATGCCTTCGCGGCGGTAGGTCTCGATGAATGACGGTCGCGCCTTCAGGCGCTGCGCGTAGACCTTCAGCACCGGCAGGCTGTCTGCCGGGGTGGGCATGTTGCGCGACCAGCGCATCAGCATCACCAGCATGAAATCGACCACGCTCGGCGCTTCGCCCAGCACGTACGGCCCCTGCGTCTGCAGGTGCGCGGCCATCCGCTGCCACGCGGCTTCCAGGCGCTGGCGCGCCATCGCCTGGGTGGCGGCGACGTTGGCTTCTCCGGCGGCTTCATGCGGGTAGAACCACGCGCGGTAGGCGGGCTGCAGGGTGTTGGCGCACCAGAACATCCAGCGGTATGCCTGGCCGCGCGCGGGCGTACCCGGCGCCGGCAGCAGTCCCGCCTCGGGGTGGCGGTCTGCCAGGTACAGCGCGATGGCAGCCGCTTCGGTCAGCACCTGGCCATCGATCTGCAGCGTCGGCACCACGCCTGCCGGGTTCAACGCCAGGTACGGCGCCGCCTTGTGCTCGCGCGTGTCGAAATCCAGCAGCACCAGTTCGTGCTCGATGCCCAGTTCGACCAGCAGCCAGTGCACCACCAGCGAGGCGGTGCTGACAGACCCATACAGCGTAGTGCGCATGCGACGACTCCGGTTGCGGGAAGCGCCGATTATGCGCTCAACCGCCGCCGCACGAGGCCATGCAGCTGTCGGCGTCCTGGCTGCAGCTGATCAACGGCGACTGGTCCATGCAGGCCTGCGCCTGTGACATGCACGAGCGCCGCATCTCGTCATCCTTGATCCGGTCGCACTTGCTCGCCGCCTGCGCATCGCAGGTCGAGCGGCGGTCCGAATCGGAGCGGGCCAGGCAGGCGTTGCGGTACTGCTGGCACGCCATCACGCATTGCGCGCTGGCGTTGTTGCCGGGTGCGCCGTCGTAGAGATCTCCGCCACTGCTGCAGGCGGCGAGGGAAACAACACACAGCACGACAAAGCCACGGAACAATGACATTGGACACTCCCTGTTCAATACACCGGAAAAACGCCAGCCGAGCCTAGCAATGCAGACCTTCGTGCGGCGTTAAACAAAAAACGGCGCCCTGCGGCGCCGTTCTTCTGCTCCCGGTGGAATTACTCCACCACCACCGGAATCTTGCCGATGCGGGCCTGCCATTCGCGCGGGCCGGTCTTGTGCACCGATTCGCCGGTGGAATCGACCGCCACGGTCACCGGCATGTCCTGAACGGTGAATTCGTAGATCGCTTCCATGCCCAGGTCAGCGAAGCCGACGACCTTGGCCGCCTTGATCGCCTTGGACACCAGGTAGGCCGAACCACCGACGGCCATCAGGTAGGCCGACTTGTGCTTCTTGATCGCCTCGATGGCGGCCGGGCCGCGCTCGGCCTTGCCGACCATGCCCAGCAGGCCGGTCTGTGCCAGCACCTGCTCGGTGAACTTGTCCATGCGGGTGGCCGTGGTCGGGCCGGCAGGGCCCACCACTTCGTCGCGCACCGGATCGACCGGGCCGACGTAGTAGATGAAGCGACCCTTCAGATCGACCGGCAGTTCCTCGCCCTTGTTGAGCATGTCGACCATGCGCTTGTGCGCGGCGTCGCGGCCGGTCAGCAGCTTGCCGTTGAGCAGCAGGGTCTGGCCCGGCTTCCAGTTGGCCACGTCTTCCGGGGTGACCGTATCCAGGTCCACGCGGGTGCCCTTGGACGCGTCGTAGGTCAGCTTCGGCCAGTCTTCCAGCGACGGCGGGTCCAGCATCACCGGGCCGCTGCCATCCAGGGTGAAGTGCGCATGGCGGGTGGCCGCGCAGTTCGGGATCATCGCCACCGGCAGGTTGGCCGCGTGGGTCGGGTAATCGTTGATCTTGATGTCCAGGACGGTGGTCAGGCCACCCAGGCCCTGTGCGCCGATGCCCAGCGCGTTGACCTTCTCGTACAGTTCCAGGCGCAGTTCTTCGATGCGGTTGGACGCACCACGGGCCTGCAGCTCGGTGATGTCGATCGGCTCCATCAGCGCT contains these protein-coding regions:
- a CDS encoding glutathione S-transferase family protein encodes the protein MRTTLYGSVSTASLVVHWLLVELGIEHELVLLDFDTREHKAAPYLALNPAGVVPTLQIDGQVLTEAAAIALYLADRHPEAGLLPAPGTPARGQAYRWMFWCANTLQPAYRAWFYPHEAAGEANVAATQAMARQRLEAAWQRMAAHLQTQGPYVLGEAPSVVDFMLVMLMRWSRNMPTPADSLPVLKVYAQRLKARPSFIETYRREGITDWL
- a CDS encoding phospholipase A yields the protein MTLPTLLPRFAPLALALASAPLAAQEIAPTSTATPAGCAAVDSDAARLACYDRLFGRNVQATAEADAAAQQAAQALREQRQASRLSQGEEKLRTRVGDLFRPAPDDSALANAGRGSLLDSRWELAEDSKLGPFQLRAYKPVYLLPAFWTSDKNQMPQSPNPANSVTTPQVLDSTELKFQISFKTKIAENLFGDNGDIWAGYTQSSRWQAYNAENSRPFRETNYEPEVMMVFRNGYSIGGWRGRMTGIGLNHQSNGRPDPLSRSWNRVMLNIGLDRENWALVLRPWYRIPESRSEDNNPDIEDYMGRGDATLIWNRNGHEVALMARHSLRTGDRSHGALQLDYGFPISNLLRGHIQVFDGYGESMIDYNHKATYVGVGVSLLEWF
- a CDS encoding fumarate hydratase, with the translated sequence MTSIKQEDLIQSIADALQYISYYHPVDYIKNLAAAYEREESPAAKEAMAQILINSRMCAEGHRPICQDTGIVTVFLEIGMDVRWDDATMGVEDMANEGVRRAYLHPDNKLRASVLADPAGKRVNTKDNTPGVVNVKVVPGNTVDVIVAAKGGGSEAKTKFAMLNPSDSIVDWVLKTVPTMGAGWCPPGMLGIGIGGTAEKAMLLAKEALMEPIDITELQARGASNRIEELRLELYEKVNALGIGAQGLGGLTTVLDIKINDYPTHAANLPVAMIPNCAATRHAHFTLDGSGPVMLDPPSLEDWPKLTYDASKGTRVDLDTVTPEDVANWKPGQTLLLNGKLLTGRDAAHKRMVDMLNKGEELPVDLKGRFIYYVGPVDPVRDEVVGPAGPTTATRMDKFTEQVLAQTGLLGMVGKAERGPAAIEAIKKHKSAYLMAVGGSAYLVSKAIKAAKVVGFADLGMEAIYEFTVQDMPVTVAVDSTGESVHKTGPREWQARIGKIPVVVE
- the arsC gene encoding arsenate reductase (glutaredoxin) (This arsenate reductase requires both glutathione and glutaredoxin to convert arsenate to arsenite, after which the efflux transporter formed by ArsA and ArsB can extrude the arsenite from the cell, providing resistance.); amino-acid sequence: MTVTIWHNPACSNSRGALALIREAGIEPVVVDYLGAPPDVATLRQVLAESSLSAIDLVRSKEPQFVELGLAGADEATLLAAMAKHPRLINRPIVRTPKGTRLCRPPERVLDLL